CGAAAAACTCTCCAAAGCAATCTACCACTGTCTTTCATTTTCCCTTCTGTGGCTCCAGTTTTTCCATTCCCGTTTGTTTTTGCTTCTCTCCTTTCCTAAAAGAGAAGCCAACACTTACTCCATCAGAATCAAGTAATCAAAATTCATGAGCCAGTTGCTTCAAAGGTGAGCAGTGTTTGATTTAAATCGAAATAatcgatcaaactgaatcaattcagaaattcagtttggttttatatttttttgttcggtttgattttaattttcaaaaaattcaattattttagttcggtttttatgagaaaaaaatttaacaaaaccgaactgattagTTAGCAATACTATATTGTTTCAATAATATAGGAAGATCATACTCCAagcaagattaaaatatttcaattaaattttaaaacactAAAAATGAGATTTAAAAAAGGCGCCTAACTGACCAAACTAAATCAGACTGGTTAaattcatattgatttctcctctaattcgattcaatttttataaatacttaaatttaaaattttgatttatttgatTTGAGTCGATTTTAAACTTAACCTACATGATACAAGCCTCTAGCTTTAACTACTTGTTATGTAAAATTTTGGTTGAACTTACCTTCAGTGCTAGTTCCATACAGCCAGAGGAAAGATCTATCACTGATTCTTTTACCCTTGTAAACATAAGGAAGTCAAACTCAATATTATGGCTCTTAAATTTTTTGGATTCCTCATCCTTATTTCGTTCAAATGCATCCACCTGTACTTTGATCTTGATGATCGAGACAAAGAAGCAGTTATGAATATATTGCTGTGAGGAGGTGCTCGTTTAAATTCATACCTATGTTTACCTTTCTGATATAGCACTCGACCTTATCCAAAAGCTTTGACAATGGAGGCACTATCTCCCAATTCTTCAAGGTAGCAACTATAGTTTCTAATTTTGAGTACAGTGCAGCTGCTGCCCTTAATGTTTCCAACTTCTGTGTGGGAAAATCTTCAAACTTTGCTAGCACCTGCAACTTAGAGACTTGATGATTGATCTTCTtgattgagaaatgaaattattaatattaacaaCTATGATAGTGCTGGAGAACTGACCTGAGATTCATCAGTTAGGACTCCAAGAATGGATTCAAAGTGGTTTCGGAACTTCAGTAGCTTTACCATGTCATTTGTTTGAAAAGAATTGATGGCTGCCTTCAACTCAAAGATCGATTTTGCATACTTCTGAATATCTTCTTGAATTTGTAGAAAGTATGTTGATCTAAACTACCAGGAAgggaaaaaaatagaaaatcataATTTTCAGCTAAAAATTTTCATGTTTTATTGTTGCTAAGCAGAATGCTTCCTACAGTAACTGATATTGATAGAAGCAACCTTTTTGACAATTCTGCTAGCGTGGCAGACATTCCTTCCCTTCCACCACTAGAACCGCCAAGTTGTTTCGTTCTCACACTTGATGATTTAATAGTCAGATTAGATCCTTCCATCTTTTCCTTCAGTATCTGAAACAGGCTGGGCATCTGGGTGGATCTCTTCAATTTTGAAACGGCTTTTCTTTGAAGTAGAGATTTACCACCAATAGGGGGAGGTGGAGGGGGCCCAAAACCCTTTTTGACTGGCGTTGCAGTTGGTTTCGATCCTCTTGGAGGCATGACAGGTGGTGGGGGAGCACTTTTTGGGATGCCAGTTTCACCGGTTACATCTTCCGTGCCGTTGCTTTTCTGCAGGCGAGATTCAATTACGCCGGTGTTTACTGCTTTCACCTCTTCTTTGCTCTGTGGCAAGATGCTAGATTTCTGACAAACCTGAACTCCAGGAGGCGGAGGACGAGGCGGAGGACGAGGCGGAGAGTTGGAAATATCTGGAGACACTGCAGTACGAGCATAATTTTCGGCAGCAAGAGAAGTAGATTTGTTGCAGGGATGGGACTCTGTTGATTTGCCGGGTTGTTGGGTGTAATCCTCATTCAACTCTTCATCTTCCAGCTTATCAAACAGTTCTGCTGCTGCCTTAATCACAGAGTCAAGTGTTGCAAACACTACTATATCAACTTCAACAAAGTAAGAAATCAAAATGAGCTTCAATCAATAACAATAAATACATTGAATTAGTAAGATCTCAGAGACGAAAATGCACACCCAGTTGCTCTACATTTGTGCTGTTCATATTACTAAATTTATCCAAACCATATTTGGCCAAGCACTTGTGACTCATACTCCACGAGTCTCTGATAGATTTTAATGCCTTGAAGAAATATGCaactttctgaaaaacagcacataccAATCGTATAAGCTAACAACGAACAATATAATCACTACTTTTTCAAATGTGACTCGATGATAAACCTTATGAATAGCAGTTCCTTTAATATCTGAAATTGGAATGTTTGGCAAGGCTTCTAGGCACAACCTATAGAGATCCTCCATTCCAGGCCTACGAAGGATTTGCTTCTCTTGCTTGGTAGCACACGATGATCAAGACCAGTGATCACCCTGCACACAAGGCTGCTCCAAGTCTCTATGAGTTTTGAAGATGATGGTTTCGTAGCCTGGCAGACTACAGCAAAGCGTACGAATTAAGAAAAGACTATGAATTAAGGTGCGAGTCAATTGGGACGCGCTGCACGTATCATGCTTGCTATATGCTTAATTAATTTCAGTCTCTTTGAAAAATCTCTAACCATGATGGATACAGGTGGTTGTTGACCACTGATTATAAAATGGGATGATTTGTGCTAATCACTTTGTCTTTAACAATTGATGATATTGATTAATCATCCATAGTCAATAATTCAATATGGTTGCCAAGTCATGGTTTGCAAAAGATGAGAATGCACTGTGTTATCAATTCAAGCGgtaccttttctttttctttttgattaaTTTACTGATACCAGTTGATTATAGTTTTTGTTTAGTAAGAAATGTGTTCTCTGCTGAGAAGTGGTCGTTTGTCTGCAAATTATACCAGTTTTTAATTTAGAAacataacttaatttttattttttatatttcagaataatttttcaaataaacatgaataaatatatcatttaattttaaattttgaaataagttgattgataattatttttaaatatatgttaatttaattttttaagtatgtCCCATGGCGAATTTTATGAAGAAGTATCTTTAGTATATGGTGTTTAAGGATAGAATATACATACATTAATTTTGACattaaataagttattttaccCATAAAAAGGATAATgccaaaaaataaagataatatcCATGGACCATGACGGATCCGGTGTGACCCGATAACCCAAAAAAACtattaaagaaaaaaacccACCGGCAAGCATCGCTCGCACTCTCATCAGTCTGAGGACGAGGTGACTACCGagaaccaaataaaaaaaaagattaaaatccCATTACTGTGACATTCTCGCACTGTGATTACTTACTGATTACAAAATAAACGAAGAAAAGCTTCACACCATAAAATATTTACCGATCTCCACATCTACTTTCCTCTGAACAATGAGAAGGTACGATTCTTTTTCTCGGAAAATCTCTCTTTCCACTGGAAACAAACGGAGGttcaactttttttattttgttttctttttaaattttcttctgGTAACTTTCTTTGGTTGATTTGACGAGAGTTTTGGTTGTGCATCTGCTGAAAGGCTAGGGCACCACAGgcagcatgggaagcaaggaGCGGGAGGAGTGAAGGGAATGCTGGCCAAACTATCGATTGCTGTTATTGTTCTCTTGATCTGCACGCTCTCCTTGCTGTTTTCGACTACGATTAGTGGAAGTAGCGGATCAAGTGGTCCGTCAGAGGTTAGTTGGAGCTAAATGTTATAAATGATTTGAGATTTACTTTAGAATTGCGGTTCGGTTTGTTTCTGATAAAACGTCCTTGCGATTTATGGAGAATCTGATGTGGTGCTTGTTGGTTATGGAAAATTACTGTAATTGCTGCTGTTCTGGATTTCCTCATCTCTTTGTCGTGTCAGATCAATTTCTGAAGGGATCTTGGTTGCCTCCGAGGTTTGGTTTTTTGTAGGCTAATTATGAAAAGGAAGATTGAGGAAATGTTTAGGCAAAAATTTAGTGTAGGAAAATAGATTTGTCCCGTTTGCTTTTCCAAATTAGGTTACTAAGTGAATATGGCACGTGAGTTGTTACTCATCCATCTTGGGAAAGGTAATTTGTTTAAATGTTATTCTGTATGGATTATGCATATAGAAATTTCCTCTCCCATGCATCTTCCGTTGCCTTATCCTATTGTGTACTTGTTTACCAGATCCATACTTGTGGAATCTAAATGTTTCTCTATCACTTCCGTTCTCTTTGTTTAAGCAGATCAATGTTGAAGAACTTTGGGAAAGTGCTAATTCAGATGGCTGGAGGCCATCATCTGCTCCAAGATCTGATTGGTCACGTATGTAATCTCTGTTTCTGAAGTATGAAGATAgactttataataaataaactaaagAGCTATAGCATTTCGGAAACTTGtgattgcataatttatttaattctctcTTCATTTGGCAGCTCCTCCAAAAGAGAGCAATGGGTATCTACGTGTTCGTTGTAATGGTGGTTTGAATCAGCAACGGAGTGCAGTTTGTAACCCATTCTTAAAATCTCTATATATCAGTTCTATTTTTCCCCACATGCTGTACGACTGTTTGGCAGGGACACTTAAGAAGCcgaataaattcaataaatctAATCAATGAGTCTTGTTGTGTGATTATAACCATGCTAGTTTATAAGATGAGCTCAATTTGTCCAATACATTCATTAGGATGGTGATGCCGGTTCAATGGGTTTACTTGAAATTAATTGGAAATATTATCTTGGATGTTACAGATTTGTAATGCGGTTCTTGCTGCTAGAATCATGAATGCTACGCTTGTGCTGCCTGACTTGGATGCTAATTCTTTCTGGCATGATGACAGGTAACCGTTTATAGTTAATTTCTGTGGTATTTCTCTGTTAGTATAAGTGATATAACATTTCTTTTCCTCCTGAATATGTTAAATAAGATCATTAATTGAAGAATTTTTATAAGATCTGGTAGATAATAATAGTGTATTTGGACAGTTGTTCTTATGCAAATTCAATGGCACTTATACTGAATACTTAGATACTTTTTCTGCATGATGACAGAACTAGATAAGGTAGCATTTGAAGGATGGTATCTTCTTTTTTGCATTTTCTTACAGCATTGTAATAATTAGAATATGATTGAGATCCTGAAAATATGAAAAACGATTGTTTAGGATTGTTAGTCAAGTTTAGTGACTGTAACTTCTTTGCCATGTTTTTTGTATGACAGAATTATTCACATTCTTAAAAAGCCTGAGCATGACCCGAAGCATTATTATGTTTATTGGCAAGTTTGGAACATTAAATTGCTACAACGGAACCTTCCCATATTTTTTGCCTTTCTTTTGTTTGAAAACAAATTCTAGCAAAAATTGTTTACACCACTATGATCATCCAGTGGTGCTCGTTAAATTGTATTGTACCAGGACTTATGTCTGTCTTCTTGTGATGTGGATTAGAAACAAGCCTGATATTCTTCTTTTGGCACTTTCTTCCCATTTAATGATGTTGATgttttgggttttttttttttttgtggtttCTTAGAACTTGGAAATTCTTTTCACTGATAATCCTTGTATAATTCAAAGCAGTTTGTCTCTATAGTTTCTCATGTCTCCTAATAGGACACAGCTTTTGGTACAATGCCATTTTCATTCAAATCCTTGGCAAGATTTGAGTAGATTCATCTCTGTTGAGTCTACTTTATAAACTGTTTTGTTTGGCATTGAAGCTGGTTCATGATTTTGGCATAATATTCCATAGCATAATGGAATTGAAGCATATTTTCTTTGCTACAGTGGCTTCCATGGAATTTATGATGTTGAGCATTTTATCCGCTCACTGAGATATGATGTACGTATTGTTGAAAGCATACCAGAAATTCGTAAAAATGGGAAAATGAAGAAGATAAAGGCTTTTCAGGTattgaatttataaataatttcatattaTCACCTCCTAATCAAACATATCAGAAATTATAATCTTATTAAGTGATTCTTGAAGTGCTAATTTCCTtatccattttttttattaaaaaaattcccTCCTGCCTCAGTTGCGGCCCCCTAGAGATGCTCCTATTGATTGGTATACAACTGTTGCACTGGAGAAGATGAAGCAACATGGAGCAATTTATCTGACTCCCTTTTCACATCGTTTGGCTGAAGAAATTGACAATCCTGAGTACCAGCGACTGAGGTGCAGGGTTAACTACCATGCCCTAAGATTTAAGCCGCATATTATGAAGCTAAGTGAGTCAATAGTTGATAAATTGCGTGCACAAGGTCACTTCATGGCGATACACCTTCGTTTTGAGAAGGACATGCTGGCATTTGCTGGGTACATTCTCAATTAatcttcagttttttttttttttttaaatttcatgtgCATTAGCAAGTAAAAATTGACCTAGAACTATGTCTCATTATCCAATTATTTAACCATGCTTTTTGAGGTTTGCTTCAGGATAAAATTCTCAAGAATGCATTGAAGCATTAAAAAtggttctttctttcttttcttttttttcaaccAAGGGTGGGAGAGTAAGGTTAAGAAATTGATGTGAATTCCTGCACCTCCACACCAGAGGTGACTCATCTAAGGAAGTTTTTTGAGGGTGTCGAATTGAGATGTCCTGATGATACAACGTAATATCCTAATATTTCTGCAGTCGCTTCTTCAATGGATTCTTGTTGCAATTCATATATCTGGACTTAGAGGTATTGGATCAATATGATGCAGATGATGAACCATTTTCTTGAAATTTCACAGTTATTAAACCAAATAAAAGAGACCTTTAGTCCTCCCTGCTAGTTATGATTATTTCACATATCTTGGGTATTTGAGTTCATAAAGTATTGGGAGCTAAGTTAATTTCTTCTGATTAAATTACTGTCAcctttttcttatattttctccATATTTGAGCTGCCTTACCATTCTTTCTGGTGTTCTTGCATTCAAGGATTTATCGATTTCATGTCATGTGTCTTGTGCATGGGTTGAAAGAACTTTTTCTATGTTCGGGCTTATGATATTTGCTTGGCCTTACTTTTGGTGAATCATCTTCAATTTATGCACGtgtttcattaaaattttttgttcTTATCAATGAACATTTTACCGTCTCAATTCAAGGATTATTCATTAACAGCCTATTATGAGATAGGAATTCATATACCTAGTATGGAGATGTTTCAATTATTGTGGAAAAATTAATGTCATTCTGATTGATTGTGCTTCAATGTTTGCAGATGTTTTGACATATTTAACCCTGCAGAGCAAAAAATATTGAAGAAGTATCGCAAGGAAAACTTTGCTGAGAAAAGACTTGTTTATAGTGAAAGGCGGGCCATTGGAAAATGCCCCTTGACCCCAGAAGAGGTAATCTCCTTCTGTATGAATGTGTGTTAGGATTTCGGGTCATGGATCTAGTTGTGAGGCGATTTGGTGGAATAGCGGAGTTAATGGCTGATGGTGAAgaaatctttttcttttttcaatctATGATGACAATAGCACAAGTTCATAAGAGAGAACTTGAAAATTTCTCACTCAACAACTTTTGGCAAAATAATGATGTCTCCTTTATTATTTCAGCTAAACTTAAATACAAAGGTAAGAGATTGCCTCATCCTATAAACAAGGAAAATTATTAACATGATCTCCTACAACTAAGGaaagtgaaagaacacaaagtAAAACACTTAGTCAGCACCATTAACACATAGGAGGCAGCACTACTAACAAATAGGAGATCATGGGTGGTAACAGCATTTGCCAGCGGCTATTTTTTATCGACTGCATTAGTGACTTGTTTGGCATGCATTCCCTTCTTCCTTCCATGAGTAAATCTCTTGCAGATATGGAGAGGTCTGCTAACAATGTGTtttgtgtgtatgcatgtgcgAGCTTTTTAGCGACTTCACCAGTGAGCTCATCaagattattaatattataatacgcTTAAGTTGATATCTGTCTACCACTTTATATAATTTCTCTCTCCCTCCcacacactctctctctctctctctctctctctctctcacacacacacacacacgcacactctctctctctctcacactcACACACTCACAAAGCACACTGGATTATTATTTTGAAGGAGTTAAAGCATACCTACGACATTGTTTCTTATTGCAGGTTGGTCTTATCTTACGTGCAATGGGGTTTGACAACTCCTCCAGAATATATCTAGCAGCTG
The genomic region above belongs to Manihot esculenta cultivar AM560-2 chromosome 3, M.esculenta_v8, whole genome shotgun sequence and contains:
- the LOC110611031 gene encoding uncharacterized protein At4g04980 isoform X2 → MEDLYRLCLEALPNIPISDIKGTAIHKKVAYFFKALKSIRDSWSMSHKCLAKYGLDKFSNMNSTNVEQLVVFATLDSVIKAAAELFDKLEDEELNEDYTQQPGKSTESHPCNKSTSLAAENYARTAVSPDISNSPPRPPPRPPPPGVQVCQKSSILPQSKEEVKAVNTGVIESRLQKSNGTEDVTGETGIPKSAPPPPVMPPRGSKPTATPVKKGFGPPPPPPIGGKSLLQRKAVSKLKRSTQMPSLFQILKEKMEGSNLTIKSSSVRTKQLGGSSGGREGMSATLAELSKRSTYFLQIQEDIQKYAKSIFELKAAINSFQTNDMVKLLKFRNHFESILGVLTDESQVLAKFEDFPTQKLETLRAAAALYSKLETIVATLKNWEIVPPLSKLLDKVECYIRKIKVQVDAFERNKDEESKKFKSHNIEFDFLMFTRVKESVIDLSSGCMELALKERREAKTNGNGKTGATEGKMKDSGRLLWRVFRLAFQAYSFAGGQDDHSTKLANELANEILVNSQ
- the LOC110611031 gene encoding uncharacterized protein At4g04980 isoform X1: MEDLYRLCLEALPNIPISDIKGTAIHKKVAYFFKALKSIRDSWSMSHKCLAKYGLDKFSNMNSTNVEQLVDIVVFATLDSVIKAAAELFDKLEDEELNEDYTQQPGKSTESHPCNKSTSLAAENYARTAVSPDISNSPPRPPPRPPPPGVQVCQKSSILPQSKEEVKAVNTGVIESRLQKSNGTEDVTGETGIPKSAPPPPVMPPRGSKPTATPVKKGFGPPPPPPIGGKSLLQRKAVSKLKRSTQMPSLFQILKEKMEGSNLTIKSSSVRTKQLGGSSGGREGMSATLAELSKRSTYFLQIQEDIQKYAKSIFELKAAINSFQTNDMVKLLKFRNHFESILGVLTDESQVLAKFEDFPTQKLETLRAAAALYSKLETIVATLKNWEIVPPLSKLLDKVECYIRKIKVQVDAFERNKDEESKKFKSHNIEFDFLMFTRVKESVIDLSSGCMELALKERREAKTNGNGKTGATEGKMKDSGRLLWRVFRLAFQAYSFAGGQDDHSTKLANELANEILVNSQ
- the LOC110610385 gene encoding O-fucosyltransferase 1 isoform X1 produces the protein MRRYDSFSRKISLSTGNKRRLGHHRQHGKQGAGGVKGMLAKLSIAVIVLLICTLSLLFSTTISGSSGSSGPSEINVEELWESANSDGWRPSSAPRSDWSPPPKESNGYLRVRCNGGLNQQRSAICNAVLAARIMNATLVLPDLDANSFWHDDSGFHGIYDVEHFIRSLRYDVRIVESIPEIRKNGKMKKIKAFQLRPPRDAPIDWYTTVALEKMKQHGAIYLTPFSHRLAEEIDNPEYQRLRCRVNYHALRFKPHIMKLSESIVDKLRAQGHFMAIHLRFEKDMLAFAGCFDIFNPAEQKILKKYRKENFAEKRLVYSERRAIGKCPLTPEEVGLILRAMGFDNSSRIYLAAGELFGGERFMKPFRALFPRLENHSSVDPTEELATNTRGLLGSAVDYMVCLLADIFMPTYDGPSNFANNLLGHRLYYGFRTTIRPDRKGLAPIFIDRENGRTAGFEEAVRHVMLKTNFGGPHKRVSPESFYTNSWPECFCQIDAQNPADKCPPENVMQILDSKLESEVNSESESLKKSNSTESER
- the LOC110610385 gene encoding O-fucosyltransferase 1 isoform X2, giving the protein MRRLGHHRQHGKQGAGGVKGMLAKLSIAVIVLLICTLSLLFSTTISGSSGSSGPSEINVEELWESANSDGWRPSSAPRSDWSPPPKESNGYLRVRCNGGLNQQRSAICNAVLAARIMNATLVLPDLDANSFWHDDSGFHGIYDVEHFIRSLRYDVRIVESIPEIRKNGKMKKIKAFQLRPPRDAPIDWYTTVALEKMKQHGAIYLTPFSHRLAEEIDNPEYQRLRCRVNYHALRFKPHIMKLSESIVDKLRAQGHFMAIHLRFEKDMLAFAGCFDIFNPAEQKILKKYRKENFAEKRLVYSERRAIGKCPLTPEEVGLILRAMGFDNSSRIYLAAGELFGGERFMKPFRALFPRLENHSSVDPTEELATNTRGLLGSAVDYMVCLLADIFMPTYDGPSNFANNLLGHRLYYGFRTTIRPDRKGLAPIFIDRENGRTAGFEEAVRHVMLKTNFGGPHKRVSPESFYTNSWPECFCQIDAQNPADKCPPENVMQILDSKLESEVNSESESLKKSNSTESER